In Citrus sinensis cultivar Valencia sweet orange chromosome 4, DVS_A1.0, whole genome shotgun sequence, one DNA window encodes the following:
- the LOC102619235 gene encoding late embryogenesis abundant protein 6 isoform X2 — MQNIKEKVSNAASTGKAHVDIYKAKADEKAEKAAARTKEEKEIAHQCRKAKEAKAKMEMHQAKAIHAVEKLRAKQSHLYGPNLAAGTDDHHHLGQNEPPPAATTHGHIHQPVGLAADPMTRTAIPTYPLGGNPIPPAYNKHL; from the exons ATGCAAAATATAAAGGAAAAAGTTAGCAACGCGGCCAGCACCGGCAAGGCTCATGTTGACATCTACAAAGCCAAAGCCGATGAGAAG GCAGAGAAAGCGGCGGCGAGGACaaaggaagagaaagagatAGCCCACCAATGTAGAAAGGCTAAGGAGGCTAAGGCGAAGATGGAGATGCACCAAGCCAAGGCGATACACGCCGTGGAGAAATTGCGAGCCAAGCAGTCTCATCTTTACGGCCCAAACCTTGCAGCAGGAACTGATGATCATCATCACCTAGGCCAGAATGAGCCGCCGCCGGCTGCCACCACCCACGGGCACATCCACCAACCGGTTGGACTCGCGGCGGATCCTATGACTAGAACCGCAATTCCAACTTACCCACTTGGAGGAAACCCTATTCCTCCGGCCTATAACAAGCACTTGTAG
- the LOC102619235 gene encoding late embryogenesis abundant protein 6 isoform X1: protein MQNIKEKVSNAASTGKAHVDIYKAKADEKTPRVGPVNIVLVCVWQAEKAAARTKEEKEIAHQCRKAKEAKAKMEMHQAKAIHAVEKLRAKQSHLYGPNLAAGTDDHHHLGQNEPPPAATTHGHIHQPVGLAADPMTRTAIPTYPLGGNPIPPAYNKHL, encoded by the exons ATGCAAAATATAAAGGAAAAAGTTAGCAACGCGGCCAGCACCGGCAAGGCTCATGTTGACATCTACAAAGCCAAAGCCGATGAGAAG ACCCCTCGAGTCGGACCGGTAAATATTGTGTTAGTGTGTGTATGGCAGGCAGAGAAAGCGGCGGCGAGGACaaaggaagagaaagagatAGCCCACCAATGTAGAAAGGCTAAGGAGGCTAAGGCGAAGATGGAGATGCACCAAGCCAAGGCGATACACGCCGTGGAGAAATTGCGAGCCAAGCAGTCTCATCTTTACGGCCCAAACCTTGCAGCAGGAACTGATGATCATCATCACCTAGGCCAGAATGAGCCGCCGCCGGCTGCCACCACCCACGGGCACATCCACCAACCGGTTGGACTCGCGGCGGATCCTATGACTAGAACCGCAATTCCAACTTACCCACTTGGAGGAAACCCTATTCCTCCGGCCTATAACAAGCACTTGTAG